A DNA window from Halomicrobium mukohataei DSM 12286 contains the following coding sequences:
- a CDS encoding PUA domain-containing protein yields the protein MSERATDLLTRVATYQFGPGADEALFPDVDGLDVTTTRSGRPRQVRDGDDRLLEYGSDGRFTLGVAGGRRLLDGLDDARHQVVVGDDSEPFVREGRNAFAKFVRSADEGIRPGDEVLVVHYDGDLLGVGRAELPGEAMLDFETGMAVKVRHGAGTADASES from the coding sequence CCTGACGCGTGTCGCGACCTACCAGTTCGGCCCCGGAGCCGACGAGGCGCTGTTCCCCGACGTCGACGGGCTGGACGTGACGACGACGCGTTCCGGGCGACCGCGACAGGTGCGCGATGGCGACGACCGACTGCTGGAGTACGGCAGTGACGGGCGATTCACGCTCGGCGTCGCCGGTGGGCGACGCCTCCTCGACGGCCTCGACGACGCGCGCCATCAGGTCGTCGTCGGCGACGACAGCGAGCCGTTCGTCCGGGAGGGACGCAACGCCTTCGCGAAGTTCGTCCGGTCGGCAGACGAGGGCATCCGGCCGGGCGACGAGGTGCTGGTGGTCCACTACGATGGCGACCTCCTGGGCGTCGGTCGGGCCGAGTTACCCGGCGAAGCCATGCTCGACTTCGAGACGGGGATGGCGGTCAAAGTCCGTCACGGTGCCGGCACTGCGGACGCGTCCGAATCGTAG
- a CDS encoding nascent polypeptide-associated complex protein, giving the protein MFGGGGGGLNPRKMKQMMEQMGIDMEDIDAEEVIIRTPDKELYFTDAEVQLMEAQGQSTYQVVGEPEERALEAGDDGESEADASAGDAAGDSGIPDDDVELVAMRAGVDEETAREALEAEDGDLAGAVERLE; this is encoded by the coding sequence ATGTTCGGAGGAGGCGGCGGCGGACTCAATCCGCGCAAGATGAAGCAGATGATGGAACAGATGGGCATCGACATGGAGGACATCGATGCCGAAGAAGTGATCATTCGGACCCCCGACAAGGAGCTGTACTTCACCGACGCCGAGGTCCAGCTCATGGAGGCCCAGGGCCAGTCGACCTATCAGGTCGTCGGCGAGCCCGAGGAGCGAGCCCTCGAAGCCGGCGACGACGGTGAGAGCGAGGCCGACGCGTCGGCCGGCGACGCCGCCGGTGACAGCGGGATTCCCGACGACGACGTGGAGCTGGTGGCGATGCGTGCCGGCGTCGACGAGGAGACCGCCCGCGAGGCGCTCGAAGCGGAGGACGGCGACCTCGCTGGCGCAGTCGAGCGCCTGGAGTGA
- a CDS encoding tRNA (adenine-N1)-methyltransferase encodes MTYLLIHEGEDREYLLAAGETLETDLGVLEVPDDPEPGQIVETHLDEPFTVRELRGPDLFNHLERTGAPMMPRDIGIVVGKTGLQSGDRVLDAGTGTGVLAAYLARMGVTVTTYERDPEFADVARENMAMAGVEDRVDVRSGDVTEAVDALAETDFDVVTLDTGDAAAVVERAPELLVPGGFLAVYSPFVEQAREAIQTARDAGLRDAETLETIQRALDVSDRGTRPSTRGVGHTGYLTFARNP; translated from the coding sequence GTGACGTACCTCCTCATCCACGAGGGCGAAGACCGCGAGTACCTCCTCGCGGCCGGCGAGACCCTGGAGACCGATCTGGGCGTGCTGGAAGTCCCCGACGATCCCGAGCCGGGCCAGATCGTCGAGACGCATCTCGACGAGCCGTTCACCGTGCGCGAACTGCGCGGCCCGGACCTGTTCAACCACCTCGAACGCACCGGCGCGCCGATGATGCCACGGGACATCGGGATCGTCGTCGGCAAGACCGGCCTCCAGTCGGGCGACCGCGTGCTCGATGCCGGCACCGGAACGGGCGTCCTCGCGGCCTACCTCGCGCGGATGGGCGTGACAGTGACGACCTACGAACGAGATCCGGAGTTCGCCGACGTGGCCCGCGAGAACATGGCGATGGCCGGCGTCGAAGACCGAGTTGACGTGCGCAGCGGCGACGTGACCGAAGCCGTCGACGCCCTCGCCGAGACCGACTTCGACGTGGTCACACTCGACACCGGGGACGCCGCGGCGGTCGTCGAGCGAGCGCCGGAGTTGCTCGTCCCCGGCGGCTTTCTGGCCGTCTACTCGCCGTTCGTCGAGCAGGCCCGCGAAGCGATCCAGACCGCGCGGGACGCCGGACTACGGGACGCCGAAACGCTGGAGACGATTCAGCGCGCGCTCGACGTGAGCGACCGCGGCACCCGGCCGTCGACGCGGGGCGTCGGGCACACCGGCTACCTGACGTTCGCACGCAACCCCTGA
- a CDS encoding CPBP family intramembrane glutamic endopeptidase, with product MLSDPRALAAVVVATWVTVEFLVRRRGTPLLADAVGSGEGADMLLLAITFPTLAVLAATIGRWSGIGPDRWRYELSPGAVAGGIVGVVAYFALLLTFAVVYVFTVGVPSVPTPAGGAETAVWVVPTLLLVNGVIVPIAEELAWRGVVQTALVDAYGPALGIAVTAGAFVAKHVVVDLGAPTFRFVSLVVIAVVLGLLRHRYGTASSTIAHLGINLLATGIAVV from the coding sequence ATGCTGTCGGATCCGCGCGCGCTCGCGGCCGTCGTCGTCGCGACGTGGGTCACAGTGGAGTTTCTCGTGCGCCGTCGCGGAACACCACTGCTCGCCGATGCGGTCGGAAGCGGTGAGGGCGCGGATATGCTCCTGCTCGCGATCACGTTTCCGACTCTCGCTGTCCTGGCAGCAACGATCGGGCGCTGGAGCGGTATCGGGCCCGATCGCTGGCGCTACGAGCTGTCTCCGGGTGCCGTCGCCGGTGGCATCGTCGGCGTCGTGGCCTACTTCGCCCTGCTGCTGACGTTCGCGGTCGTCTACGTCTTCACCGTCGGCGTTCCCTCAGTGCCGACGCCTGCAGGCGGTGCCGAGACGGCCGTCTGGGTCGTCCCGACACTCCTGTTGGTCAACGGTGTGATCGTCCCGATCGCAGAGGAGTTGGCCTGGCGTGGCGTCGTCCAGACGGCACTCGTCGACGCGTACGGACCGGCGCTTGGGATTGCCGTGACTGCTGGGGCGTTCGTGGCGAAACACGTCGTCGTCGACCTCGGCGCACCGACGTTCCGCTTCGTGTCGCTGGTCGTGATCGCGGTCGTCCTCGGCCTCCTCAGACACCGCTATGGAACGGCCAGTAGCACGATCGCACACCTCGGGATCAATCTGCTGGCGACGGGTATCGCCGTCGTCTGA
- a CDS encoding transcription factor S, whose product MEFCDDCGSMMKAEDGVWVCGSCGAERARDAADESSMVTTQGQEESEIVDTSEVEAEDMGPTTDAHCPECGNDRAFWEMKQIRAADESETRFFTCTECDHKWREDDH is encoded by the coding sequence ATGGAGTTCTGTGACGACTGCGGTTCGATGATGAAAGCCGAAGACGGCGTCTGGGTCTGTGGCAGCTGCGGTGCCGAGCGGGCCCGCGACGCGGCGGACGAAAGTTCGATGGTGACCACGCAGGGCCAGGAAGAGAGCGAGATCGTCGACACTTCCGAGGTCGAGGCCGAAGACATGGGGCCGACGACGGACGCACACTGTCCCGAGTGTGGCAACGACCGGGCCTTCTGGGAGATGAAGCAGATCCGGGCCGCCGACGAGTCCGAGACGCGCTTTTTCACCTGTACCGAGTGCGACCACAAGTGGCGCGAAGACGACCACTGA
- a CDS encoding DUF7139 domain-containing protein: MTSLTDVYEGNVGRVASRRQQLLGSALFLVGGSMVVGAIALATTNVGVQSLGRYPARELAGVLAGLGLPAVLLGVFAVLPASRSVRGAAIVGTGITAIGVAMFQHVYPYDWVTAAPLLTLATTAVYFFGVVTIFWCLFVALATFKTRNDPGGTARMEITRQGTIQLVEEARSLGRFGGVGLFGTDLDGEVETQTNRETASTGHDGATVTGATRDDSDAADDGGSPAADRRSADATQTESFDPIADTATGYSRGLQTEPSADGGEVIEGDGTVTGGAAFSNDVLDSTSDGDENEDSLEAYCGNCRHFEYVMEDGESRPYCQLHERTMDDLDACSSWLER, encoded by the coding sequence ATGACGAGTCTCACAGACGTGTACGAGGGCAACGTCGGCCGGGTGGCCAGCCGGCGACAACAGCTCCTCGGCAGCGCGCTCTTTCTCGTCGGTGGGTCGATGGTCGTGGGTGCCATCGCGCTGGCGACGACGAACGTGGGTGTCCAGTCGCTGGGGCGGTATCCTGCCCGAGAGCTTGCGGGGGTCCTCGCGGGACTCGGCTTACCGGCCGTGTTGCTCGGCGTCTTCGCCGTCCTCCCGGCGTCGCGGTCGGTCCGTGGGGCTGCAATCGTCGGGACGGGAATCACGGCGATCGGTGTCGCCATGTTCCAGCACGTCTATCCCTACGACTGGGTCACCGCCGCGCCGCTGCTGACGCTGGCGACGACGGCCGTCTACTTCTTCGGCGTCGTCACGATCTTCTGGTGTCTGTTCGTCGCACTGGCGACGTTCAAGACCCGCAACGATCCCGGCGGGACGGCCCGCATGGAGATCACCCGCCAGGGGACGATCCAGCTCGTCGAAGAGGCCCGCTCGCTCGGCCGCTTTGGCGGTGTCGGCCTCTTCGGGACGGACCTCGACGGCGAGGTCGAGACCCAGACGAACCGCGAGACCGCGTCGACCGGTCACGACGGCGCGACCGTCACGGGCGCAACACGCGACGACAGCGACGCGGCCGACGACGGCGGGTCGCCGGCCGCCGATCGACGGTCGGCCGATGCCACCCAGACGGAGTCCTTCGATCCCATCGCGGACACCGCCACGGGCTACTCCAGAGGACTACAGACTGAACCCAGCGCCGACGGCGGCGAAGTGATCGAAGGCGACGGAACGGTGACCGGTGGCGCAGCCTTCAGCAACGACGTCCTCGATTCGACGAGCGACGGTGACGAGAACGAAGACTCCCTCGAAGCGTACTGTGGGAACTGTCGACACTTCGAGTACGTGATGGAAGACGGCGAGTCGAGGCCGTACTGCCAGCTCCACGAGCGAACCATGGACGACCTCGACGCCTGTTCGAGCTGGCTGGAACGCTGA
- a CDS encoding DUF5789 family protein — MSDDEETDDGPAVELGEGDSVAGAPLARVSSRLTWGIEHSTIVEREGDSDIRTPDGPQPLADLMADVDVPYFEHRREFESAVRGVLGDGPVATE; from the coding sequence ATGAGCGACGACGAGGAAACCGACGACGGGCCGGCAGTCGAACTCGGCGAGGGCGATTCGGTCGCCGGTGCGCCGCTGGCACGCGTGAGCTCCCGACTCACCTGGGGTATCGAGCACAGCACGATCGTCGAACGCGAGGGCGACAGCGACATCCGTACGCCCGACGGTCCACAGCCACTCGCCGACCTGATGGCCGACGTGGACGTGCCGTACTTCGAGCACCGGCGCGAGTTCGAGTCGGCCGTCCGTGGAGTGCTCGGCGACGGCCCGGTTGCGACCGAATAA
- a CDS encoding twin-arginine translocase TatA/TatE family subunit, giving the protein MIALQLGLPGTQELIIVLLIFVLLTAPVVVAAGLAIRYFRRSSDDGTDERIAELEREVDELRKQQSSADSDAADDRRDRTDDGSHG; this is encoded by the coding sequence GTGATTGCCCTCCAGCTCGGTCTCCCAGGTACGCAAGAACTGATTATCGTCCTTCTGATATTCGTCCTGTTGACCGCGCCAGTCGTTGTGGCTGCGGGACTGGCGATCCGCTATTTCCGCCGGTCCTCGGACGACGGCACGGACGAGCGCATCGCCGAACTCGAACGCGAAGTCGACGAGCTCAGAAAACAGCAGTCCAGCGCCGACAGCGACGCCGCCGACGACCGTCGAGATCGGACCGACGACGGTTCTCACGGGTAA
- the nreA gene encoding DNA repair protein NreA yields MRLDEFIEGFDRDEAAERRRLAEEKSYEITNHLEDVERQFEETVQGDALFGSTAPEIFVGRSGYPDVSTGVLSPMASDADAEQFATSGQWYRDGLGIDDVLQRRTGMLNSTRSANVDVSDVWDGFVGTQREVAIADHPVDVEVGLDGTPDLDVRFDDVGTPTGPRANATTADLAENPHVPRAVEKTLEDDDWQAEGAMNYLYRRGFDVYEVNTILSAGALGQRRQRTLVPTRWSITAVDDTVGQYLRGTIQNRNTIDQTEVWYNEYMGNRYWVLMTLGQWEFELVEMKAPESVWNPTGQTHYLASANEGYEGRTGYVEETAGAYYASRLGVLEHLQERDRQAKCLVLREVTDDYWAPVGVWQVREGVRNAFDEGAGDANHRYHDQPAVAESFRDAVTAVTEQLPVSLGTLRRKSDMVAGLQSTLADF; encoded by the coding sequence ATGCGTCTCGACGAGTTCATCGAGGGGTTCGATCGCGACGAGGCCGCCGAGCGGCGTCGCCTCGCCGAAGAGAAGTCCTACGAGATCACGAACCACCTCGAGGACGTCGAACGGCAGTTCGAGGAGACCGTCCAGGGCGACGCGCTCTTTGGTTCGACCGCGCCGGAGATCTTCGTCGGCCGGTCGGGCTATCCCGACGTGTCGACGGGCGTGCTCTCGCCGATGGCGTCCGACGCCGACGCCGAGCAGTTCGCCACCAGCGGCCAGTGGTACCGGGACGGGCTGGGGATCGACGACGTGCTCCAGCGACGGACCGGGATGCTCAACAGCACGCGCTCGGCGAACGTCGACGTGTCGGACGTGTGGGACGGCTTCGTCGGCACGCAGCGCGAGGTCGCGATCGCCGACCATCCCGTCGACGTGGAGGTCGGACTCGACGGCACGCCGGACCTGGACGTTCGCTTCGACGACGTGGGCACGCCCACGGGGCCGCGTGCCAACGCGACGACCGCCGACCTCGCGGAGAACCCACACGTCCCCCGCGCCGTCGAGAAGACCCTCGAGGACGACGACTGGCAGGCAGAGGGCGCGATGAACTACCTCTACCGCCGTGGCTTCGACGTGTACGAGGTCAACACGATCCTCTCGGCGGGTGCGCTGGGCCAGCGCCGTCAGCGCACACTCGTCCCGACGCGGTGGTCGATCACCGCCGTCGACGACACGGTCGGGCAGTATCTCCGGGGCACGATCCAGAACCGCAACACCATCGACCAGACCGAGGTCTGGTACAACGAGTACATGGGCAACCGCTACTGGGTCCTCATGACCCTTGGCCAGTGGGAGTTCGAACTCGTCGAGATGAAGGCCCCCGAGAGCGTCTGGAACCCGACCGGCCAGACTCACTACCTCGCCAGCGCTAACGAGGGCTACGAGGGCCGCACCGGCTACGTCGAGGAGACTGCCGGCGCGTACTACGCCTCGCGGCTGGGCGTGCTCGAACACCTCCAGGAGCGAGACCGCCAGGCGAAGTGTCTCGTCCTCCGAGAGGTCACCGACGACTACTGGGCCCCCGTCGGCGTCTGGCAGGTCCGCGAAGGTGTCCGAAACGCCTTCGATGAGGGTGCTGGCGACGCGAACCACCGGTATCACGATCAGCCCGCCGTCGCCGAGAGCTTCCGCGACGCCGTGACCGCCGTCACCGAACAGCTCCCGGTGTCGCTGGGGACGCTCCGGCGCAAATCCGACATGGTCGCGGGACTCCAGTCGACGCTGGCCGACTTTTGA
- a CDS encoding CPBP family intramembrane glutamic endopeptidase — MARWAAFAGLLALSLFLLLALARASQSALSGDDDPVRFREPSPRDPRPTDPVVPRFERPVADPRARLSPGALLANVVVTQGLFGAVVVGAAVYFSIPPWALGIPETALARGLPGVAVGIGFGVALWLANEAAGAVADATGAGYDEAVRELLAPDSLGGWVLLLGVALPTVAVVEEVVFRGAAIGAMAAGFSVSPWLLAVVSSVVFGAAHGAQGRVGMLVTGGLGLALAAGFVLTDSLLVVVVAHYLVNALELAVHEGLGYDRLTIETLID; from the coding sequence GTGGCGCGGTGGGCCGCCTTCGCCGGCCTGCTCGCCCTCTCTCTGTTCTTGCTTCTCGCACTCGCGAGAGCGTCCCAGTCTGCCCTGAGCGGCGACGACGACCCAGTCCGGTTCAGGGAGCCCTCGCCACGCGATCCGCGACCGACCGACCCGGTCGTGCCGCGCTTCGAGCGGCCGGTAGCGGACCCGCGGGCGCGGCTGTCGCCCGGTGCCTTGCTCGCCAACGTCGTCGTGACCCAGGGGCTGTTCGGCGCGGTCGTCGTCGGGGCCGCGGTGTACTTCTCGATCCCGCCGTGGGCGCTCGGGATCCCCGAGACCGCGCTCGCCCGTGGGCTCCCCGGCGTCGCCGTCGGGATCGGCTTCGGCGTCGCCCTCTGGCTGGCCAACGAAGCCGCGGGTGCAGTCGCCGACGCCACCGGTGCGGGCTACGACGAGGCCGTCCGCGAACTGCTCGCCCCCGACTCACTGGGTGGGTGGGTGCTGTTGCTCGGCGTCGCGCTGCCGACCGTCGCCGTCGTCGAGGAGGTCGTCTTCCGTGGCGCTGCCATCGGCGCGATGGCGGCCGGATTCTCCGTCTCGCCGTGGCTGCTCGCGGTCGTCTCGTCGGTCGTCTTCGGTGCCGCCCACGGCGCGCAGGGGCGCGTCGGCATGCTCGTCACCGGCGGGCTCGGTCTGGCGCTGGCGGCCGGGTTCGTCCTCACCGACAGCCTGCTCGTGGTCGTCGTCGCCCACTACCTCGTCAACGCCCTGGAGCTCGCGGTCCACGAGGGGCTGGGCTACGACCGGCTGACGATCGAGACGCTCATCGACTAA
- the lonB gene encoding ATP-dependent protease LonB, whose product MSDNTEIDDTPDDEREVTGTPPEDDDHSAADDAGDTVESGGAEGGGLDDLGSEVEVESGASLDDEDGLLGGLGIESTSDIEVPDRLVDQVIGQDHARDVIKKAAKQRRHVMMIGSPGTGKSMLAKAMSQLLPKEELQDVLVYHNPDDGNEPKVRTVPAGKGEQIVDAHKEEARKRNQMRTFLMWIIIAIIIGYALIIQGSVLLGILAAGVIYLAFRYGSRGNDSMIPNLLVNRANQTTAPFEDATGAHAGALLGDVRHDPFQSGGMETPSHDRVEAGAIHKANKGVLFVDEINTLDIRSQQKLMTAIQEGEFSITGQSERSSGAMVQTEPVPCDFIMIAAGNLDAMENMHPALRSRIKGYGYEVYMDDTIEDTPEMRRKLTRFIAQEVENDGRLPHFDREAVEEIILEARRRAGRKGHLTLKLRELGGLVRVAGDIARAEDQDVTTREDVLQAKGRSRSIEQQLADDYIERRKDYELTVNEGDVVGRVNGLAVMGEDSGIVLPVMAEVTPSQGPGQVIATGQLKEMAEEAVQNVSAIIKKFSDEDISEKDVHIQFVQAGEGGVDGDSASITVATAVISALENVPIEQNLAMTGSLSVRGDVLPVGGVTHKIEAAAKSGLDTVIIPEANTQDVMIEEEYEEMIEIVPVSHISEVLEVALAGEPEKDSLVDRLKSITGKALEREVGQQSGSPSPQ is encoded by the coding sequence ATGAGCGACAATACCGAGATCGACGACACTCCCGACGACGAGCGGGAGGTGACCGGGACGCCGCCCGAAGACGACGACCACAGCGCGGCCGACGACGCTGGTGACACTGTGGAGAGTGGCGGGGCCGAAGGTGGCGGCCTCGACGACCTCGGCAGTGAGGTCGAAGTCGAGAGCGGCGCGTCCCTCGACGACGAAGACGGGCTCCTCGGTGGGCTCGGCATCGAGTCGACCAGCGACATCGAAGTCCCCGACCGACTCGTCGATCAGGTCATCGGGCAGGACCACGCCCGTGACGTCATCAAAAAGGCAGCCAAACAGCGCCGTCACGTGATGATGATCGGCTCGCCCGGGACGGGCAAGTCGATGCTGGCCAAAGCGATGAGCCAACTGCTCCCGAAAGAGGAACTACAGGACGTTCTGGTCTACCACAACCCGGACGACGGAAACGAGCCGAAGGTTCGAACCGTCCCCGCCGGGAAGGGCGAACAGATCGTCGACGCCCACAAGGAGGAGGCCCGCAAGCGAAACCAGATGCGGACCTTCCTGATGTGGATCATCATCGCCATCATCATCGGTTACGCGCTGATCATCCAGGGGTCGGTCCTGCTGGGGATCCTCGCGGCCGGTGTCATCTACCTGGCCTTCCGCTATGGCTCGCGTGGCAACGACTCGATGATCCCGAACCTGCTGGTCAACCGCGCGAACCAGACCACCGCGCCCTTCGAGGACGCGACCGGTGCCCACGCCGGTGCGCTGCTGGGCGACGTTCGCCACGACCCGTTCCAGTCCGGTGGGATGGAGACGCCCAGCCACGACCGCGTCGAGGCCGGCGCGATCCACAAGGCCAACAAGGGCGTCCTGTTCGTCGACGAGATCAACACGCTGGACATCCGCAGCCAGCAGAAACTCATGACCGCGATCCAGGAGGGCGAGTTCTCCATCACTGGCCAGTCCGAGCGCTCCTCGGGCGCGATGGTCCAGACCGAGCCCGTCCCCTGTGATTTCATCATGATCGCGGCGGGGAACCTCGACGCCATGGAGAACATGCACCCCGCGCTGCGCTCCCGGATCAAGGGGTACGGCTACGAGGTGTACATGGACGACACCATCGAGGACACCCCGGAGATGCGCCGGAAGCTCACCCGCTTCATCGCACAGGAAGTCGAGAACGACGGGCGACTCCCCCACTTCGACCGCGAGGCCGTCGAGGAGATCATCCTCGAAGCCCGCCGCCGCGCGGGCCGCAAAGGGCACTTGACCCTGAAACTGCGCGAACTGGGCGGACTGGTCCGCGTCGCGGGCGACATCGCCCGCGCGGAGGATCAGGACGTGACCACTCGCGAGGACGTGCTCCAGGCCAAAGGCCGGAGTCGCTCCATCGAGCAACAGCTCGCAGACGACTACATCGAACGCCGCAAGGACTACGAACTGACCGTCAACGAGGGCGACGTGGTCGGCCGCGTCAACGGTCTGGCCGTGATGGGCGAGGACAGCGGGATCGTCCTCCCGGTCATGGCGGAGGTCACGCCCTCGCAGGGTCCCGGTCAGGTGATCGCCACCGGCCAGCTCAAGGAGATGGCCGAGGAGGCAGTCCAGAACGTCTCGGCGATCATCAAGAAGTTCTCGGACGAGGACATCTCCGAGAAGGACGTTCACATCCAGTTCGTTCAGGCCGGCGAGGGCGGTGTCGACGGCGACTCCGCCTCGATCACGGTCGCGACGGCGGTCATCTCCGCGCTGGAGAACGTTCCGATCGAGCAGAACCTCGCGATGACCGGCTCGCTGTCGGTGCGGGGCGACGTGTTGCCCGTCGGCGGCGTGACCCACAAGATCGAGGCCGCGGCCAAGTCCGGGCTCGATACGGTCATCATCCCCGAGGCAAACACCCAGGACGTGATGATCGAAGAGGAGTACGAGGAGATGATCGAGATCGTCCCGGTCTCGCACATCTCCGAGGTGCTGGAAGTGGCCCTGGCCGGCGAGCCCGAGAAGGACTCGCTGGTCGACCGGCTCAAGTCCATCACCGGCAAAGCGCTCGAACGCGAAGTGGGCCAGCAGAGCGGCTCACCCAGCCCGCAGTAG
- a CDS encoding nicotinamide-nucleotide adenylyltransferase, protein MRGFYIGRFQPYHNGHHTVVEEIATEVDELVLGIGSAGDSHTDHDPFTAGERIMMITRAVREFERANDLVTYVVPIEDLNRNSVWVSHVQSMSPTFDVAYSNNPLVIQLFEEAGIEVRQSKMFDRERLEGSDIREAMIEGDAWRERVPDAVVETIEEVHGVQRIRTVAKDDVVERWEVGDEE, encoded by the coding sequence ATGCGGGGTTTCTATATCGGTCGATTCCAGCCGTACCACAACGGCCACCACACGGTCGTCGAGGAGATCGCGACCGAGGTCGACGAACTCGTCCTGGGGATCGGAAGCGCGGGCGACTCGCATACGGACCACGATCCGTTCACTGCCGGCGAACGGATCATGATGATCACGCGCGCGGTCCGCGAGTTCGAGCGTGCGAACGATCTGGTCACGTACGTGGTCCCCATCGAGGACCTGAACCGCAACTCGGTGTGGGTGAGCCACGTCCAGAGCATGTCGCCGACATTCGACGTGGCCTACTCCAACAACCCGCTGGTGATCCAGCTGTTCGAGGAGGCGGGCATCGAGGTCCGACAGTCGAAGATGTTCGACCGAGAACGGCTGGAAGGCAGCGACATCCGGGAGGCGATGATCGAGGGGGACGCGTGGCGCGAACGCGTGCCCGACGCCGTCGTCGAGACGATCGAAGAGGTACACGGCGTCCAGCGGATCCGGACCGTCGCCAAAGACGACGTGGTCGAACGCTGGGAAGTCGGTGACGAGGAGTGA
- a CDS encoding SAM hydrolase/SAM-dependent halogenase family protein encodes MITLSSDFGSPYPAAMKGVILRDSDARIVDVSHEFPRQDVPGAAFWLREVLPYFPPAVHCVVVDPGVGTDRAAIVVRVGDHAIVAPDNGVALPAARAIADDGDVIEVFEIETDEPASATFHGRDVFAPMAAAVHEIGVDSLHEVADLVRADGYEELAFPEPTVSQTGASGAVLVVDGFGNAITNVPGEAIEDRFGQQVRINGEPAPVRRTYATVDPGQRLVTVGSHGNVELAVNRGRGDEAFRVGAGDRVELSY; translated from the coding sequence ATGATCACCCTCAGTAGCGACTTCGGTTCGCCGTACCCCGCGGCGATGAAGGGCGTCATCCTCCGGGACAGCGACGCGCGCATCGTCGACGTGAGCCACGAGTTCCCGCGACAGGACGTGCCCGGCGCGGCGTTCTGGCTCCGAGAGGTGCTGCCGTACTTCCCGCCGGCAGTCCACTGTGTCGTGGTCGATCCCGGCGTCGGGACCGACCGGGCCGCGATCGTCGTTCGAGTCGGCGACCACGCGATCGTCGCGCCGGACAACGGCGTCGCGCTCCCGGCCGCCAGGGCGATCGCGGACGACGGCGACGTGATCGAGGTCTTCGAGATCGAGACCGACGAGCCGGCGAGCGCGACTTTCCACGGCCGAGACGTGTTCGCGCCGATGGCGGCCGCCGTCCACGAGATCGGCGTCGACTCCCTCCACGAGGTCGCGGATCTCGTCCGGGCCGACGGCTACGAAGAGCTCGCCTTCCCGGAGCCGACCGTGAGTCAGACCGGAGCCAGCGGCGCGGTGCTCGTCGTCGACGGTTTCGGGAACGCGATCACGAACGTGCCGGGCGAGGCGATCGAGGACCGGTTCGGCCAGCAGGTCCGGATCAACGGTGAGCCCGCACCGGTCAGACGGACGTACGCGACGGTGGACCCGGGCCAGCGACTCGTCACCGTCGGCAGCCACGGCAACGTCGAGCTCGCGGTGAATCGCGGGCGTGGAGACGAGGCCTTCCGCGTCGGCGCTGGCGATCGGGTGGAGC